The genome window ACCGGTCGCAATTGTTGAAAGCGGGCAGCTTCCTTCTGCCGCCCGGTGCCTCGATGGACGAAATTGCCGAGATCATCACCAGGGGCGGCGCGTCAAGCTGCGGGGTGGAACTGATCTATCGGATCAAGGTCAACGGATTGCAGGCGCAGGTGCGGGAACTGAACCCGGAGACGGACAAGTTCGAGGTCAAGGCAGAGTTCGAGCCGGGCGTTGATGAGGCGCCGGAAATTTACGTATCTGCGCGCGATGATGCGGATACGCGGATCAGTGTTGTCCTGGTGGAAGGCACGACTGTCTGGCAGGCGGTCGAAGGCTTGAAGGCTGCGGATTTCCTGAGTGGTGAGGTTGAGGGGCTTCCGGTCGAAGGCTCCTTAGCGCCGGACAGTTACGAAGTGCGTCCGGGTGCGGACCGGGCGACGCTGATCGCGGATATGGAAGCGGCGCAGATTGCGCGGCTTGAAAAGGTCTGGGCAGAGCGGGCAGAGGATTTGCCGGTCGCTACGCGCGAGGAGGCGTTGATCCTGGCGTCGATCATCGAGAAGGAGACCGGTCAGCCGGAGGAACGCGGGCTGGTCGCCTCGGTCTTTACCAACCGGTTGAACCAGGGCATTCGCCTGCAGACGGATCCATCCGTGATCTATGGCGTGACGGGTGGCGAAGGCGTGTTGGGGCGCGGGTTGCGGCGTTCGGAACTGGACCGAGAGACGCCGTATAACACCTATAAGGTAGCCGGGCTGCCACCGACGCCGATTGCCAATCCGGGGCTTGCCGCGTTGGAGGCGGCGGTGAA of Paracoccaceae bacterium contains these proteins:
- the mltG gene encoding endolytic transglycosylase MltG; this translates as MWRHIASNGLTILLVGLIAAAGAIAWAKVEYVAEGPLDRAICLKVEPGSRMDGIATRLADSNAVRSEALFRVGTDYTDRSQLLKAGSFLLPPGASMDEIAEIITRGGASSCGVELIYRIKVNGLQAQVRELNPETDKFEVKAEFEPGVDEAPEIYVSARDDADTRISVVLVEGTTVWQAVEGLKAADFLSGEVEGLPVEGSLAPDSYEVRPGADRATLIADMEAAQIARLEKVWAERAEDLPVATREEALILASIIEKETGQPEERGLVASVFTNRLNQGIRLQTDPSVIYGVTGGEGVLGRGLRRSELDRETPYNTYKVAGLPPTPIANPGLAALEAAVNPDTSPYIYFVADGTGGHAFAETLAEHNKNVAAWRRFERDRNSP